Genomic segment of Nitrospiria bacterium:
CCGTAACTTCGGGAGAAGGGGTGCCCGCATTAGGTGAGGCCGTACAGGCTGAGCCGAGGCGGGTCGCAGTAAAGTGGCTCTGGCGACTGTTTACCAAAAACACAGGTCTCTGCCAACTCGGAAGAGGAGGTATAGGGACTGATGCCTGCCCGGTGCTGGAAGGTTAACGAGAGGGGTCAGCCGCAAGGCGAAGCTCTGAACCGAAGCCCCAGTAAACGGCGGCCGTAACTATAACGGTCCTAAGGTAGCGAAATTCCTTGTCGGGTAAGTTCCGACCTGCATGAATGGCATCACGACTGGAGCATTGTCTCAGCGAGCGACTCAGCGAAATTGTTGTTCCGGTGAAGAAGCCGGGTGCCCGCGACTAGACGGAAAGACCCTGTGCACCTTTACTATAACTTGGCACGGGATGTTGGACGAATCTGTGTAGCATAGGTGGGAGCCTTTGAAGCGGGAGCGCTAGCTTTCGTGGAGGCATCAGTGAAATACCACCCTTATTAATCCGACGTTCTAACCCGGGTCCCTTATCGGGATCGGGGACAGTGCCTGGTGGGTAGTTTGACTGGGGCGGTCGCCTCCTAAACTGTAACGGAGGCGCCCAAAGGTTCCCTCAGGCTGGTCGGAAATCAGCCGTCGAGTGTAAAGGCAAAAGGGAGCTTGACTGCGAGACAAACAAGTCGAGCAGGCACGAAAGTGGGGCTTAGTGATCCGGTGGTTCTGTGTGGAAGGGCCATCGCTCAACGGATAAAAGGTACGCCGGGGATAACAGGCTGATCGCATCCAAGAGTTCACATCGACGATGCGGTTTGGCACCTCGATGTCGACTCATCGCATCCTGGGGCTGAAGTAGGTCCCAAGGGTTGGGCTGTTCGCCCATTAAAGCGGTACGAGAGTTGGGTTCAAAACGTCGTGAGACAGTTTGGTCCCTATCTGTCGTGGGTGGAGGATATTTGAAGGGAGCTGTTCCTAGTACGAGAGGACCGGAACGGACGAACCTCTGGTGTGTCAGTTGTTCCGCCAGGAGCAGTGCTGAGTAGCTATGTTCGGAAGGGATAACCGCTGAAAGCATCTAAGCGGGAAACCCACCCTAAAACTAGATATCCCGGGCCGTAAGGTCCCTAAAGGCCTCTTGTAGACTACAAGATTGATAGGCGGGGGGTGGAAGGTTCGTAAGGACTGCAGCTCACCCGTACTAATCGGCCGTGAGGCTTGACCTTAATTTTTGCTTCTAATAAGTTGGATCTTCTGATACGCGTTTGAAAAACCAGTCTTCAAAGAATTCTCGGTGGCCTGACCGGAGGGGTCACACCCGTTCCCATCCCGAACACGGAAGTTAAGCCCTCCAGGGCCGATGATACTATGCCTTTACAGGCATGGGAAAGTAGGACGCCGCCGGGTATAATCAAAAGCCCCGTTCATCTTCGGATGAGCGGGGCTTTTTTATTGTAGAGGGCTTTGATGTTTTACGATCACGATTTGGAGGGGGATTCTTTCTTCGTGGGACTATCCGACTTGGGAGCGCTATCTGATTTTGATGAACTGTCCGGTTTTGGAGCGGCTGCGGCTGGTTCTTTTTTCTTTCCCGCTTCCGGTTTCTTGTCTTCCTTGGATTTTAGCTTCTGTGAGTAGTCCGTCACATACCAACCGGATCCCTTGAACTGGATACCTGGAGCGGAGATTACTTTATTCAGCTTTCCACCACACTGTTCACATGTCTTGAACGGCGGATCGTTTATTTTTTGCATCACCTCGACGCGGTGATGACAGGATTCACATTCGTACTCGTAAATCGGCAAGCTGTAGAATCTCCTTAATCCGTGACTTTAAGTTTTGAAATGGCCTCCGCCATCCGATCCATGCCTTTTTCGATCAGCGGCAGCGCGGTGGCGTAGGAAATCCGCAGATGTCCCGGTGCGCCGAAGGCGTCTCCGGCCACCAGGGCGACCCGTGCTTCTTCCAAAAAATATTCGGCCAGGTCGTTGGCTGTTTTCAGGACGCGGTCCTTCCAGCGGGACTGGAGGAGTCCCGTGATGTTGGGAAAAGCATAGAAAGCTCCGGTCGGCAGGAGGCACGTAACCCCCGGCATTCGATTTAGGCGGTCCACGATATAGCGACGGCGACGATCGAACTCGGCCACCATCGTCCGTGTAAACTCCGAGCCGCCGCCCAAAGCCGCCACGGCCGCTTTTTGCGCGATCGAGGTCGGATTCGAAGTGCTTTGACTCTGGACGGTTTCGATCGCCGAAATCACTTCCTTCGGTCCGGCGGCGTACCCGATTCGCCACCCGGTCATCGCATACGATTTTGATACGCCGTTTACGACGATCGTTCGCTCTTTCAATTCCGGACGGAGCGCGGCGATACTGACATGCTTGAACTGATCGTACACGAACGGTTCATAAATCTCATCCGAGATCACGATCAGCCGCTTCTCCAAAATCACCTCGGCGAGTTCCTCGAGCTGCTTTTGTGTGTATGCGGAGCCGGTCGGGTTGGACGGCGTGTTCAGGATCAGCGCCTTCGTTCGGGACGTGATCCGGCTCGAAAGCAGCTGTCGCGTCAACAGGAAACGGTTCTCTTCGCGTGTTTCGATGAACACGGGCGTCGCGTCGTTGAGCCGGACTTGATCCGGATAGGAGACCCAGTACGGCGCCGGGATGAGCACTTCATCCCCGCGCTCGAACAGTACCTGGGCCAGATTGTAGAGGCTGTGTTTTGCCCCGCAAGAGACGACGATCTGATTTTTTTCGTACCGAAGATTGTTGTCGCGCTGGAATTTTTCGGCGATGGCCGCTTTGAGCTCGTCGATGCCGCCGGGCGCGGTGTACTTTGTGAACCCGGCCCGCAGCGCCTCGATCGCGGCGTTCTTCACCGCTTCGGGCGTGTCGAAGTCCGGTTCGCCCAGGCCGAAATCGATCACCTCGATCCCCCGGGCTTTGAGCGCTTTCGCCTTGGCGGAAAGGGCCAGGGTCGCGGACGGCTGGACGGTGCTGACGCGTTGGGCAAGTTTCATTTCTGTTTTTTCTGGAAATGATCCCGAAGGCGCCGGGCGACGATCGGGGGGACGAGATCCTTCACGACCCCGCCGTAGCTGGCGACCTCTTTGATCGCGCTGGACGTGAGATAGGAATATTCCTCGCTGGGCATCAGAAAAACGGTCTCGGCTTCGCTGTCCAGTTTCCGGTTCATCAAGGCCATCATGAATTCGTGCTCGAAATCGGAGACCGCCCGAAGGCCCCGGATGATGGCGTGGGCGTTCTTGCGTTTCATGTACTCGGCCAGCAGTCCCTCGAAAATCTCGATCTCCACGTTCGGGATATCCCGTGTGGCCTCCCGGATCATCTCGACGCGCTCGTGAATGTCGAAGATCGGCTTCTTTTTGGGATTGGGGGCGACGGCCACGATCACCTTGTCGAAGACCTGAAGGCTCCGGCGGATGATGTCGATATGCCCGTTGGTGATCGGATCGAATGTTCCCGGGTACACGCCGATTTTCATTCGGTTGCTTCTCCGCGATAAACCGTCAACACGGTGTCGCCGTATTCGTAGGCCCGGACGACCCGCAGCCTCCCGACCGGAACGGGGAGCGCGATTTTTCGATAATGCTCGACCACCAGAAGACCGTCTGGAGATATCATAGCACCCCGCTCAACTGCAGGCAATAATTTTTTAAGCTGCCAGGCGTGATAGGGCGGATCGGCGAAGATCAGGTCGTACGGGCCGTGGCCCTGCTTGATAAATTTGAAGGCGTCCGTCCGGTGGATCTCGGCCCGGGCTTGAAATCCGCAGGCCGCAAGATTTTTTTCCAGAAGGTCGGCCATGGCCCGATCCGACTCGACGAAATCCACCCGGGCCGCGCCGCGGCTCAAGGCCTCGATCCCGATCGCGCCGGTTCCGGCGAATAGATCCAGAAACCGCGCCTCCACGACCCGGTTTCCCAGAATCGAAAACAGCGCCTCCTTCACCTTGTCCGACGTCGGGCGGATCTCCGTCCCGCGGGGGCTTCTAAGCCGCCGTCCTTTCGCTTCTCCCGCAATCACGCGCATGAATCTATTATGGTGGACGGGGAACGGTGGCGTCAAGCGGGAGGTCGCGTTGGACTCGACCAATTGACTTCTATTAGGGCTTCCCGTAGCATGAAATGAATAGACGAGGGGAAGGGTTCGGTCGAGCGTCATTGTGGAAGGCTAAATTTCTTCAGGGAATATTATATGAAGGCCATCGCAACCACTCCGGAGCCGCCGTATTATGCCGTGATTTTCACGTCGGCGCGGACCGACAACGATGAAGGATACAAGGAAACTTCCGAACGAATGCTGAAGCTCGCCGCCGAGCAGCCCGGATATCTCGGCGTGGAATCGGTTCGGGAAACGGGACTGGGCATTACGGTTTCGTATTGGAGGTCGGAGGAAGCCATCAGGTCCTGGAAAAGGCAAGTCGATCACCTGGAGGCGCAACGAAAAGGCCGGACGACCTGGTATCGATCTTATCGGATCCGTGCCTGCAAGGTCGAACGGGACTATGGTTTTGACGGCGATAGATAATCACGCACCGGAGTCGACCGCGCTGGTTGGACGGTGATGATGTAATGGATTTTTCCCCCGGCAAGCGCATACTGATCGCCACGTTCGGGTCGCTGGGCGATCTCCATCCTTATCTCGCCATCGCGATCGAGCTCAAACGCCGCGGCCATCGGCCGTTGATCGCAACGCTCGACCGTTATCGCGAGGCGGTGGAGGGCGAGGGTGTCGAATTCGCCGTGATGCGCCCGTTGGAATCCCGATTCGGGAGCCCGCAGGAACTCGTCCGACGGATCATTCACCCCCGCAAAGGTCCGGAATATCTGATCCGACGCATCGTGATGCCCTTCGTTCGGGAAAGTTACGACGATCTTTATCGTCTGTCCGAGGGTGCGGATCTACTCATTTCACACCCGATCACTGTAACGATGCCGCTTGTGGCTGAGAAACGGGGGCTGCCCTGGGTCTCGACCGTGCTGTCGCCGATGAGTTTCTTTTCGGCGTACGATCCTTCCGTCATCGCGGCGGTTCCGTGGCTCCATCATCTGCGTCGGATCAGCATCGGTTTATATCGAGGAATATTTGAAATGGCCAAATCCGCCATCGCGTCCTGGGAACGGCCGCTTCGTCAATTGCGCGTCGAGATCGGTCTGCCGCCGGCGAAAAAGCTCGCGATGTTTGAGGGCCAATTCTCGCCCCGTCTGAATCTCGCACTTTTCTCGTCCTTGTTCGCGGGGCCGCAGCCCGACTGGCCTGCCAACACGGAGATCTGCGGTTTTGCCCGTTACGACGGTCGTCCGGACCCCGCGGTTTCTGCAGGGCTTAAGAAGTATTTAGAAGCCGCAGAGCCGCCGATTGTCTTCACGCTGGGCTCATCGGTTTCGATGGATCCGGGAGATTTCTTCGCCAAGGCCCGCGATGCGGCGACGCGGCTTGGCCGGAGGGCAATTCTGGTCACCGGCTCTTTGTCATTGGAAAACTCCGATTCACTGGAGCGCGTGAAAGTGTTCCCGTATGTCCCTTATTCCGAGATTTTTCCAAACGCATCGGTCATTGTGCACACGGGTGGAATCGGAACGATGTCCCAGGCGCTGGCGGCAGGCCGCCCGATGCTGGTGATCCCCGCGGCGTTCGATCAGCCCGACAACGCCCATCGTGCAGAGCGTCTCGGGACGGCCCGGGTCGTTCCCTTCCAAAGGGTCACCGTGAATAATCTTATGAAGCATATCGTCGAGCTCCTTGCGGACCGGGAATGCCGTGAGCGGTCCGTCCGGGTGGGGGAACGGCTTCGGGATGAAAACGGGGCCAAACGCGCCTGCGACCTCCTGGAGAAAATCTGATCCAAAACGCCGCGGCCTTTTTGACAGGCCATTCGGGATCGATTATAATGACCGTATTTCGTCTCAGGATGGCCTCATGGACGTTTCTCTTCCAGTGCGCGCCCCTTTCATTCTCATGGCGATTTCCCTTGTTGTCTTGGCCTGCGCAACGCGGGCGCCCTTTCTCAATCCTGTGACCCCCGGCACGGATACCTCGAGCGGATCAAAGCAGGTGGTCGTGGAAATCAAGCCGGTGGATACATCGGGATACCAAAATGAGGAACGCAAACGGCTTGGAATCGACCTGTCGGCTTATTTCACCGCGTTTGAGGTCACGATCAGAAACCAGACTCCGGACAAGGTCACACTGGATGGTCAGGGCGCTCAATTATCGGATGACGAACAGAAAAGCTATACGGTCCTTTCCGCGAAGGAAAGTCTGGATTATTATCAGTCCGGCGGGGTATCGGGTGAGAAGATCGTCATCGTTCCCAAAGCAGTCGGGATTGCCAAGGAGGAAATGGATAAAATCCTCCAGCTCCGTTTGAAAAATTCGGATATACCTTCGGGCGGATCGGCCTACGGGATTCTTCTTTTCCAAAAAGTACCCGCGGGTAAATGTCATCAAGTCTCGTTGACCTTGAACGGGGTTCGTATTTACGGTGAAAGTAATAACCGGGTATTCCAGTTCACGTTTAGTTGTCCGGAATCCTAAAGAGTTATCGGGTCGGGGGGAAACGGATCTGGCGGGCAATAAAAAACGGGTCTCCCGTCCGTAGGGGCGGGAGACCCGTCTCAATCAATCTTAATCCTTGTTCTCTTCATCCGTGGGCACCGTCTGAAGCATCAACTCCATCTCGGCACCCTTCGCTCGGTTGGACAGGATGGTCTGATCCATGATCGCGCCGCAATTGACGCATTTCCATGCATGAAAAGTCAGAAAGTAATCGGCGAACCGTTCGACGAACATCAAGCCGTTGCATTTTGGACATTTCATGGGATTTGCCCTCCTTGCGTGGTTTAAAGCTTGCCCATTCCTTATTGCAAGCGATGTGCCATTTTTGAACAGTTATTTAACTTATTGAAAAATAAGGTGTACAACTCAAAGCGGGACAATTTGGTACCCCATCAGCTCATAAGAAATGGCCAAAAATTGTAAGTCGGGTAAGTAACGGACTACATAAATCAATGGAGCGGTTAGATGGAACCGTCAAGAACAAATACCGGGAAAGGGATAAAGAATTGGCCGGAGATCGAGCGTCCTCGGGAGCGGTTGATCCGACAGGGACCGGAGACGCTTTCGGATGCGCATCTTCTTGCGATTCTGCTTAGGACCGGCCGGCGAAAGAGCAGCGCGGTCGAGATGGCCCACCATCTTCTGAAGCAATTCGGCGGGTTGGCCGCGTTAAAACACACCAGCGTATCGGAGCTGTGTTCTGTGGATGGGATCGGCCCGGCGAAGGCCGCACAGATCCTGGCCTCACTGGAATTGGGACGCCGGTCCTTGGCCCAGCCGCTTCATCGGGAACTTCGCGCCCTTTCCAGCCGGGATATCTTTCATCACTATCACCCGCTATTGCGGGATTCAAAAAAAGAGCATTTTATGCTGTTGATGTTCGACGGAAAGAACCGGCTGCTCAAGGAAATCACCGTATCCACGGGAAGTCTTTCGCTCAATATCGTTCATCCGCGCGAGGTCTTTAAACCGGCCGTGCGGGAGTCGGCGGCTTCCGTCATCCTTTTGCACAACCACCCCAGCGGGGATCCCGCCCCCAGTCCCGAGGATCGCGAGTTGACGCGGCGTCTTGTGAAGGCCGGACGGATCATGGGCATCAAGGTCCTGGATCATATTGTCCTCGGAGACGGTCGATACATCAGTTTTGCGGATCAAGGGTGGGAGGTCCATGACTGAAGGCCCGGGGCGCCACGCTTTTTCAAAACAGCACGGTCGGCGAATCCGAAGGATCACTTATGCCTGTGTCTGGGTGTCGGGATGGCTGTTGGGGGGCTGTTCCCATCCGTCCGTTCCGTCCGGAATGGTGGCGGTCCCGGCCGGGAACTTTGTGATGGGAAGCGACAAGGTGGATACCGAAGGGATCGGCGTTCAGCTGGGAATGATCCGGCCTTTGTATCAGGATGAGCATCCGCAGAGGAAAGTGTTTCTCCCCACGTTTTTTATCGATCGGTTTGAGGTTACCCAGGCGCAGTACAAGGTCTTTACGGATCAGACCGGCTACCGGATCCCGCCCGTCTGGAAGAACGGGACGTTTGCTTCCGGCCGGGAGAACCATCCCGTGGCCTTTGTCAGCTGGTACGATGCGAAACAATACTGCCGGTGGGCCGGGAAACGATTGCCGACGGAGGCCGAATGGGAGAAATCCGCGCGGGGTCCGGATGGATTGGAATACCCATGGGGGAATGCTTATGAGTCCGACCGCGCCAATACGGGCGACTCCGAGGCCAACGATACGCTTCCGGTGGGCCGTATTGAATCCGGGAAGAGCCCTTACGGGGTGTACGATTTGATCGGCAATGTCGGCGAATGGGTGGAAGACTGGTATCAGCCCTATCCGGGCAATTCGCAAACCAGCCCCCTGTTCGGAGAGCGACTCAAAGTGATTCGGGGCGGTAGTTGGGGCGGGGGGGGAGGCCACTACACGATGGGCCTATTCTACCGTGCGGCGCATCGTTTGTTTGCGGACCCTTTGGACCGCTTCCCGGATACGGGCTTTCGATGCGCCCTGTCGGGTTGAAACGGATTGCTTTTCTTAGGGACTTCCATTAAACTAGGGCGGTATGAAAGGTATTCTCATCCGATGGGTCATTAATGCGCTGGCCTTGATCCTCGTCAGCCATGTCATTCAGGGGATCCAGGTGGATCATCTCTTGGCGGCATTCGTTGCGGCGGCGGTGCTCGGGGTCATGAATGCCGTTATCCGACCCGTCTTGATACTCCTCACCCTTCCGATCACCCTTCTGACTCTGGGCCTGTTCGTCCTGATGATCAACGGATTCATGCTGTACATCGCCGGGGCCGTGGTGAAGGGATTTCACGTGAATGGTTTTTGGGCTGCCGTGTTTGGGTCGCTATTCTTATCGGTCATCAGCTGGATCGCAAACGCCTTTATCAACGACCGGGGCCGCATCGAGTATATCGAGGTTCGCACCCGATAGAGAACCACGGGCCGTTCCCTCCCTGATCCCCCCGAGAAGGTTCTCTGCCGCTTCCCCAGACCGGCCAATGGTTGATTCCGTTCATCGCTTTCGTGTGCGATTTTTGATTTACAATTAATTTTCCGGATGTTAAAATAGCTAAATTTATATAATAATTTATGCACAGGAAAGGTTTATCGAACGAATGCTCAGGCGTTGGGCGCCGGTCGCCTTTTTGATCTTCATCTGGGATTCCAATCTATATTTAGACCAAGCATCGCTCGGACAGGTCGAACCTCCCAAGGAGCCAATGACGGTCGTGGCGATCGAGATTCGAGGAAACAGCCGGATCGAGTCGTCGACCATTCGATCCCGAATCAAGACGAAGGAAGGGAGCCCATTCTCGGCGGACCTCATCCGCGAAGACATCCATTCGATCTATCAGTTGGGTTTTTTTTTGGACGTACGGGTGGATTCGGAACCGGTCGAAGGGGGGGTGAAGGTCATCTACCAGGTGGCCGAACGGCCGTATGTGACCGAAACCAATTTTGTGGGAAACGTGGAAATCCTGGCCGACAAGCTGAAAGAAAAGATCACCATCAAGACGATGACGTTTCTGGATAACGCGCAGGTCAAGGAAAACGCAGAGAAGATCCGGCAATATTATGATGAAGAGGGATACTACAACACCTCCGTCATTCCGGTCCTCAAAGAGCAGGGAGACAAGGTCGCGTTGACCTTTTATATCAAAGAAGGGGCCAAGGCGACCGTCAAAACGATCGACTTTGAAGGCAACAAAGCATTTCCTCGTAATACGCTTCAGAAAAACATCGATTCCCAGGAATATTCGTTTTTGACGTCCTGGCTGACCAACAGCGGGTACTATAAGAAGGACGCGTTGAACGAAGACATGGATAAACTGAAGGACTATTATCTCAACAACGGATACCTCCAGATTCAGGTGGGAACCCCGTCGGTCGCTTTTAAAGAGGACCGATCCCAAACCCTTGTGACCTTTCCAATCCTGCACGGGGAGATCGATTACCCTTACGAGTTTCATACGGTCCGTGCCTCCATCGAGTTTCCCTTGGTCGAGGGGGAACAGTTTCGTGTCCGGACGATCACCGTGAGCGGCAATCACGTTTTTCAGACCGACCGCATCCGGGAGTCCTTGAAGTTAAAGGAGGGGGATCTATTCCGAAAAAATGTATTGCGGGACGGGGTGGGCGCGATCCATGATATCTACGGAGAGAAAGGTTACCTTTACGCCACGGTCATCCCGCAGTACACAAGCGACCCGGCGACGAAGACGGTGGACTTGTCCCTGGAGGTCGTCGAGGACAATCCGATGCGCGTCCGCCAGATCACGATTTCGGGAAACGACAAGACCCGCGACAAGGTGATCCGGCGTGAATTGCGGTTGAACGAGCAGGAACTGGTGGACACCCGATTGCTGCGACGAAGTTTTCAGCGGATCAACAACTTGAATTTCTTCGATTCCGTCGAGATCGTCCCGCAACGGGTGGGGCCGGATCAGGTGGATCTGAACGTACAGGTCAAGGAAAAGTCGACCGGCTCCTTCAGTGTCGGGGGCGGTTACAGCTCCGTCGATCGTTTGGTGGGCATGGTGGATGTCACCCAAGGGAACCTTTTTGGGAAGGGCGAACTTCTGCGCGCCCGGGCGGAGTTCGGAGCGATAACCAACTCCTACAGCTTGACGTACCGGGTGCCGTATCTCTTCGACCACCCCGTATCCGGGACGGTTGATCTGTTTAACCAACGGCAGATCTTTGATTCCTATACGGAAAAGACCGTCGGAGGAGACCTCGTCCTCGGAAAAGACTTTACCGAATATGTCAGCGGGAGCGTGAATTATACGTTGGAGACCTTGAATGTCACGGACCTGACTTCAAACGCCCCCGTACGAATTCAGGAGCAGGCCGGAAAGTCGGTGACCGGCAGCATCGGAGCGACCGTCGCGCGGGACACGCGGGACTTTTACTTCGATCCCAAGGAGGGAAATCGAACCGCACTAACGGGCCAGTTCGCCAACACGTATTTGGGCGGTAATAATAATTTTATAAAGACGATCCTGGATTCGGGCCAGTTTTTACCGTTTTACTGGGACACCGTCTTCTCCTTGCACGGCCGGTTCGGATACGCGCACGGGATGTACGGAACCGAGCTCCCGATTCCGGAACGTTTCTACGTCGGAGGAATAAATACCGTGCGCGGTTTTAAATTCGGACGGGCCGGCCCGGTCGATCCCGCGACCAACGAGGTCCTCGGCGGAAATAAGGAACTGGTCTTTAATTTCGAATACATCTTTCCTCTCGTGCCGGAGGCCAAGGTCAAGGGGGTGCTCTTCTTCGATGACGGGCGGGCCTTTGACGACAACGAGCCGATTCGGATCAGCGACCTGCGCAAGGGCACCGGAATCGAGCTGCGCTGGATTTCGCCGATCGGCCCCTTGCGTCTGGAATGGGGATACAATATCAGTCCACAGGGAAACGAGGCGCACAGCGTCGTGGAATTTACCATCGGAACGTTATTCTAGCTTATTGGGGAAAGGAGAGGAGCGATGCAACAATCGGAGTGGAGCGGACGGGCGATAGGATCCATTTTAGGTATAATTTTAATTTGGATTCTTCTTGCCGCGTCCCCGGTTCAATCGGCGGACTCG
This window contains:
- the coaD gene encoding pantetheine-phosphate adenylyltransferase, producing MKIGVYPGTFDPITNGHIDIIRRSLQVFDKVIVAVAPNPKKKPIFDIHERVEMIREATRDIPNVEIEIFEGLLAEYMKRKNAHAIIRGLRAVSDFEHEFMMALMNRKLDSEAETVFLMPSEEYSYLTSSAIKEVASYGGVVKDLVPPIVARRLRDHFQKKQK
- a CDS encoding antibiotic biosynthesis monooxygenase produces the protein MKAIATTPEPPYYAVIFTSARTDNDEGYKETSERMLKLAAEQPGYLGVESVRETGLGITVSYWRSEEAIRSWKRQVDHLEAQRKGRTTWYRSYRIRACKVERDYGFDGDR
- a CDS encoding pyridoxal phosphate-dependent aminotransferase translates to MKLAQRVSTVQPSATLALSAKAKALKARGIEVIDFGLGEPDFDTPEAVKNAAIEALRAGFTKYTAPGGIDELKAAIAEKFQRDNNLRYEKNQIVVSCGAKHSLYNLAQVLFERGDEVLIPAPYWVSYPDQVRLNDATPVFIETREENRFLLTRQLLSSRITSRTKALILNTPSNPTGSAYTQKQLEELAEVILEKRLIVISDEIYEPFVYDQFKHVSIAALRPELKERTIVVNGVSKSYAMTGWRIGYAAGPKEVISAIETVQSQSTSNPTSIAQKAAVAALGGGSEFTRTMVAEFDRRRRYIVDRLNRMPGVTCLLPTGAFYAFPNITGLLQSRWKDRVLKTANDLAEYFLEEARVALVAGDAFGAPGHLRISYATALPLIEKGMDRMAEAISKLKVTD
- a CDS encoding glycosyltransferase: MDFSPGKRILIATFGSLGDLHPYLAIAIELKRRGHRPLIATLDRYREAVEGEGVEFAVMRPLESRFGSPQELVRRIIHPRKGPEYLIRRIVMPFVRESYDDLYRLSEGADLLISHPITVTMPLVAEKRGLPWVSTVLSPMSFFSAYDPSVIAAVPWLHHLRRISIGLYRGIFEMAKSAIASWERPLRQLRVEIGLPPAKKLAMFEGQFSPRLNLALFSSLFAGPQPDWPANTEICGFARYDGRPDPAVSAGLKKYLEAAEPPIVFTLGSSVSMDPGDFFAKARDAATRLGRRAILVTGSLSLENSDSLERVKVFPYVPYSEIFPNASVIVHTGGIGTMSQALAAGRPMLVIPAAFDQPDNAHRAERLGTARVVPFQRVTVNNLMKHIVELLADRECRERSVRVGERLRDENGAKRACDLLEKI
- a CDS encoding FmdB family zinc ribbon protein; the encoded protein is MPIYEYECESCHHRVEVMQKINDPPFKTCEQCGGKLNKVISAPGIQFKGSGWYVTDYSQKLKSKEDKKPEAGKKKEPAAAAPKPDSSSKSDSAPKSDSPTKKESPSKS
- a CDS encoding formylglycine-generating enzyme family protein — encoded protein: MTEGPGRHAFSKQHGRRIRRITYACVWVSGWLLGGCSHPSVPSGMVAVPAGNFVMGSDKVDTEGIGVQLGMIRPLYQDEHPQRKVFLPTFFIDRFEVTQAQYKVFTDQTGYRIPPVWKNGTFASGRENHPVAFVSWYDAKQYCRWAGKRLPTEAEWEKSARGPDGLEYPWGNAYESDRANTGDSEANDTLPVGRIESGKSPYGVYDLIGNVGEWVEDWYQPYPGNSQTSPLFGERLKVIRGGSWGGGGGHYTMGLFYRAAHRLFADPLDRFPDTGFRCALSG
- the rsmD gene encoding 16S rRNA (guanine(966)-N(2))-methyltransferase RsmD, encoding MTLDRTLPLVYSFHATGSPNRSQLVESNATSRLTPPFPVHHNRFMRVIAGEAKGRRLRSPRGTEIRPTSDKVKEALFSILGNRVVEARFLDLFAGTGAIGIEALSRGAARVDFVESDRAMADLLEKNLAACGFQARAEIHRTDAFKFIKQGHGPYDLIFADPPYHAWQLKKLLPAVERGAMISPDGLLVVEHYRKIALPVPVGRLRVVRAYEYGDTVLTVYRGEATE
- a CDS encoding phage holin family protein, coding for MKGILIRWVINALALILVSHVIQGIQVDHLLAAFVAAAVLGVMNAVIRPVLILLTLPITLLTLGLFVLMINGFMLYIAGAVVKGFHVNGFWAAVFGSLFLSVISWIANAFINDRGRIEYIEVRTR
- the bamA gene encoding outer membrane protein assembly factor BamA, translated to MLRRWAPVAFLIFIWDSNLYLDQASLGQVEPPKEPMTVVAIEIRGNSRIESSTIRSRIKTKEGSPFSADLIREDIHSIYQLGFFLDVRVDSEPVEGGVKVIYQVAERPYVTETNFVGNVEILADKLKEKITIKTMTFLDNAQVKENAEKIRQYYDEEGYYNTSVIPVLKEQGDKVALTFYIKEGAKATVKTIDFEGNKAFPRNTLQKNIDSQEYSFLTSWLTNSGYYKKDALNEDMDKLKDYYLNNGYLQIQVGTPSVAFKEDRSQTLVTFPILHGEIDYPYEFHTVRASIEFPLVEGEQFRVRTITVSGNHVFQTDRIRESLKLKEGDLFRKNVLRDGVGAIHDIYGEKGYLYATVIPQYTSDPATKTVDLSLEVVEDNPMRVRQITISGNDKTRDKVIRRELRLNEQELVDTRLLRRSFQRINNLNFFDSVEIVPQRVGPDQVDLNVQVKEKSTGSFSVGGGYSSVDRLVGMVDVTQGNLFGKGELLRARAEFGAITNSYSLTYRVPYLFDHPVSGTVDLFNQRQIFDSYTEKTVGGDLVLGKDFTEYVSGSVNYTLETLNVTDLTSNAPVRIQEQAGKSVTGSIGATVARDTRDFYFDPKEGNRTALTGQFANTYLGGNNNFIKTILDSGQFLPFYWDTVFSLHGRFGYAHGMYGTELPIPERFYVGGINTVRGFKFGRAGPVDPATNEVLGGNKELVFNFEYIFPLVPEAKVKGVLFFDDGRAFDDNEPIRISDLRKGTGIELRWISPIGPLRLEWGYNISPQGNEAHSVVEFTIGTLF
- the radC gene encoding DNA repair protein RadC, translating into MEPSRTNTGKGIKNWPEIERPRERLIRQGPETLSDAHLLAILLRTGRRKSSAVEMAHHLLKQFGGLAALKHTSVSELCSVDGIGPAKAAQILASLELGRRSLAQPLHRELRALSSRDIFHHYHPLLRDSKKEHFMLLMFDGKNRLLKEITVSTGSLSLNIVHPREVFKPAVRESAASVILLHNHPSGDPAPSPEDRELTRRLVKAGRIMGIKVLDHIVLGDGRYISFADQGWEVHD